The following are from one region of the Priestia filamentosa genome:
- a CDS encoding S8 family peptidase: MKTKYICSLIVLFSLIFSFSTTVNASSLLYFQTEREAKAFLVKYSDAKQSNHVVKTDLSKSEIQMLKKQGTILFYESEKKKEVSAEAPSLVDEQWGLKLIHVPSNLRKNNNLLLDKEIRDVDEGTSIKYTGQTFKTANKETKLKIAWKNQKLSRLSITLDHVEKDWSVKVYNDGSLISEQKTALKRTDVLLPRKTTYRNMVVELSSFAGWNETPSIENIKAVNNARIAVIDSGINQHEDFCDNVLTSQGRNYISPHDWPSDKLGHGTHIVGIIGACAYNNKGIDGTILNGAVDIIPLKVLDDFGNGSDFEISQAIEDAIKKEVDVINLSLAGSGETTILRESIQNALSHDIAVVAAAGNQNKDISTIFPASYPGVIAVTGITKTREPLVNSNKGWEIDISAPGEDIYSTYSLNEYKSYSGTSVATPFVSSAAALIRTVNPDLDWLLVRDKLLSSADNFSTTYGLLNVEKAINMPTSSAKAEFLSIKNGQSLTEPKSIALAFTSNLINKKFLITKNGDIIKQQNITLQLADVTLPFLDDGLPNSLGLFVVDEEGTILTKNKRTLTSREKKMIPQDLDEAVWAKKEIQTGLEQGWIRGYDNGFFKPNDSLTRRHGVMMISRFLSLEPKSIDTPFNDVVLEQSGGLAVLSAYQHGVVEGYGHKFKPENTLTRAQMALILDRALSLSEKSTFTFEDVPSSSFCFDAVSRLTKADIITKQDKFRPYEPITRAQFSAMLYRASTL; the protein is encoded by the coding sequence ATGAAAACTAAATATATATGTTCGCTAATTGTATTGTTTTCTCTTATTTTTTCTTTTTCTACTACTGTTAATGCTTCATCTCTTCTCTACTTTCAAACTGAGAGGGAAGCTAAAGCTTTTCTTGTTAAATATTCTGATGCAAAACAAAGTAACCATGTTGTCAAAACAGATCTCTCCAAATCAGAGATTCAAATGCTAAAAAAACAAGGGACTATCTTATTTTACGAAAGTGAAAAAAAGAAAGAAGTAAGTGCTGAAGCTCCTTCTCTTGTTGATGAACAATGGGGCCTAAAGCTTATTCATGTACCATCAAACTTACGGAAAAACAATAATCTCCTTTTAGACAAAGAAATCCGAGATGTTGATGAAGGAACATCTATAAAATATACAGGACAAACCTTTAAGACGGCTAACAAAGAAACGAAACTAAAGATAGCATGGAAAAATCAAAAATTATCCCGCTTAAGCATCACACTTGATCATGTTGAAAAAGATTGGTCTGTTAAAGTATATAATGATGGCTCTCTGATTAGTGAACAGAAAACAGCGCTAAAAAGAACTGATGTGCTTCTTCCGAGAAAGACAACATATAGAAACATGGTTGTAGAGCTTTCCTCATTTGCAGGCTGGAATGAGACCCCATCTATAGAGAACATAAAAGCTGTGAACAATGCAAGAATTGCTGTTATTGATTCTGGTATAAATCAACACGAGGACTTTTGCGATAATGTCTTAACAAGCCAAGGAAGGAACTATATTTCTCCCCATGATTGGCCTTCAGATAAGCTTGGCCACGGAACTCATATTGTAGGAATTATTGGAGCTTGTGCTTACAATAACAAGGGAATAGATGGAACCATATTAAACGGAGCAGTAGATATTATTCCACTTAAAGTTCTTGATGATTTCGGGAATGGAAGTGACTTCGAAATTAGCCAAGCCATTGAAGATGCTATAAAGAAAGAGGTTGATGTTATTAACCTTAGTCTTGCTGGTAGTGGGGAAACTACTATATTACGCGAATCGATTCAGAACGCCCTTTCTCATGATATTGCTGTTGTAGCTGCAGCTGGAAATCAAAACAAAGATATTAGTACCATTTTCCCTGCTTCGTATCCTGGGGTAATTGCTGTTACAGGAATCACAAAAACTAGGGAACCATTAGTAAACAGCAATAAAGGATGGGAAATTGATATAAGTGCTCCAGGGGAGGATATTTACAGTACATATAGCTTGAACGAGTACAAATCATACAGTGGCACTTCTGTTGCAACTCCCTTTGTAAGCAGTGCTGCTGCATTAATTAGAACAGTAAATCCAGACCTAGACTGGCTTTTAGTAAGAGATAAGCTTCTCTCATCAGCAGATAATTTCTCAACAACCTACGGACTTCTAAATGTTGAAAAGGCTATTAATATGCCAACTTCGTCAGCAAAAGCAGAATTTCTTAGTATAAAGAACGGACAATCTCTAACAGAACCTAAAAGTATCGCTCTAGCTTTTACTTCTAATCTTATAAACAAAAAATTTCTTATCACGAAAAATGGAGACATTATAAAGCAACAAAACATCACGTTGCAGCTTGCTGATGTTACTCTTCCCTTCTTAGATGACGGACTTCCTAACAGCTTAGGGTTATTTGTAGTAGACGAAGAAGGGACAATCTTAACTAAAAATAAACGAACATTAACTTCTCGAGAAAAAAAGATGATTCCACAAGATTTAGATGAAGCAGTATGGGCGAAAAAGGAAATTCAAACAGGCCTTGAACAAGGATGGATTAGAGGATATGATAATGGATTTTTCAAGCCAAATGATTCTCTCACAAGAAGGCATGGTGTTATGATGATCTCTCGTTTTCTTTCATTAGAACCTAAATCAATCGACACTCCGTTTAATGATGTCGTTCTAGAACAAAGCGGAGGACTCGCTGTTCTAAGCGCCTATCAGCATGGTGTTGTAGAAGGTTATGGCCATAAATTTAAGCCGGAAAATACCCTTACAAGAGCCCAGATGGCCCTTATTCTAGATCGCGCGCTTTCTTTGTCAGAGAAAAGCACATTTACTTTTGAAGATGTCCCTTCTTCAAGTTTTTGCTTTGATGCAGTAAGCCGTTTAACAAAAGCTGACATCATTACGAAACAAGACAAATTTAGACCATATGAACCGATTACACGTGCCCAATTTTCGGCTATGTTATATCGTGCTTCAACACTGTAA
- a CDS encoding glycosyltransferase family 2 protein, with protein sequence MNKVLIIVPAYNEEEAISNTLYSLLHLKNEHPSLDICVINDGSKDQTSTIVKRFKDVILIDLPYNLGIGGAVQTGYQYAYRHNYDIAIQFDADGQHDAHSLQRLIHPLQKDEADMVVGSRFLKKTDYKGAFSRRVGIYYFTLLLRSLAGQTFTDPTSGYRAINHKVIKIFANTYPKDYPEPEGLIHLSRKGLRIREITVNMANRQGGQSSITPFKSIYYMFKVTLSIVIQRIVKE encoded by the coding sequence ATGAATAAAGTATTAATTATTGTTCCCGCTTATAACGAGGAAGAAGCAATTTCAAATACACTCTATTCATTACTTCACCTTAAGAACGAACACCCTAGCTTAGACATTTGTGTTATTAATGACGGCTCCAAAGATCAAACTTCAACGATTGTAAAACGCTTCAAAGACGTTATACTCATTGATCTTCCCTACAATCTTGGAATTGGAGGAGCTGTTCAAACTGGTTATCAGTATGCATATCGTCATAACTACGATATTGCGATTCAGTTTGATGCAGATGGACAACACGATGCACATTCACTTCAAAGACTTATCCATCCCCTTCAAAAAGATGAAGCAGATATGGTTGTAGGCTCAAGATTTTTGAAAAAGACGGACTATAAAGGCGCTTTTTCAAGAAGAGTTGGGATTTATTACTTCACGTTGCTGCTTCGATCACTAGCTGGACAAACATTCACAGACCCTACTTCAGGGTATCGGGCTATTAACCACAAAGTCATCAAAATATTTGCTAATACGTATCCAAAAGACTATCCAGAACCAGAGGGATTAATCCACCTCTCTCGTAAAGGACTTCGCATCCGAGAAATTACGGTTAATATGGCGAATCGTCAAGGAGGACAATCCTCTATTACTCCTTTTAAATCTATTTATTACATGTTCAAAGTAACGCTATCTATTGTTATTCAACGAATTGTAAAGGAGTGA
- a CDS encoding DUF2304 domain-containing protein: MKITIISLIIVIGIFIFVIESVRRGILETKYSIIWILTCLGIGILSANSSLINKIADVLNVYYAPSILFLFGMLFLIIVIFDLTRRISKMNQQLVTLTQEYAILKQKYEEKGQHQQ, translated from the coding sequence ATGAAAATCACCATTATCTCTCTCATTATTGTAATCGGAATTTTTATATTTGTTATTGAGTCTGTAAGAAGAGGGATTCTTGAAACAAAGTACTCAATCATTTGGATTTTAACATGCTTAGGAATTGGTATTTTGAGTGCCAACTCTTCCCTTATCAATAAAATTGCTGATGTGCTTAACGTATACTATGCTCCATCAATCCTTTTTTTGTTTGGAATGCTTTTTCTTATTATTGTAATCTTTGACTTAACCCGACGGATTTCTAAAATGAATCAGCAGCTTGTCACATTAACACAAGAATATGCCATCTTAAAACAAAAATATGAAGAAAAAGGACAACACCAACAGTGA
- a CDS encoding EamA family transporter, which produces MIYILILLNILMLVTGQILWKVAVANVDAWTLQKAISVLLSPFFIGGGILYVLATGLWLVILSKLPLSIAYPFQSISYVLGAIAAFLIFKETVTAQQWFGIFVIIIGVYFIAR; this is translated from the coding sequence GTGATTTATATTCTAATACTCTTAAATATTCTAATGCTCGTAACAGGACAAATTCTCTGGAAAGTAGCTGTAGCTAACGTTGATGCTTGGACTTTGCAAAAAGCTATTTCCGTTCTTCTTTCTCCATTCTTTATTGGTGGAGGGATTCTTTACGTTTTAGCTACTGGCTTATGGCTTGTTATCTTATCAAAGCTCCCTTTAAGCATAGCTTATCCCTTTCAAAGCATAAGCTATGTACTTGGAGCTATCGCTGCTTTTCTTATTTTCAAAGAAACTGTTACAGCTCAACAATGGTTTGGTATTTTTGTCATTATTATAGGTGTTTATTTCATAGCCCGATAA
- a CDS encoding ArnT family glycosyltransferase, which translates to MMKLVKFHTAFLLLLLLYLVFNLFLLFTHPGLVFNRPDIFGEPISTYGSRDASLYAKMAWQLIHEGFYGYNATVSNAYVTYGQPLYLVAIFKVAELFNTNHIMLYRLSNMILNIGALILIYVIAQKLFHHRVVSFIAAFLFAIHPAPTHYFQTALTETPTIFLFLLTTFIFIIALQKGEYRYHILFGIVASILLMFRASPALLLWLAWGIVVYRNGFKKGVRIGLIWCIGPILVMAPWAIRNYVMFDHMFLFSSHGSNPLIAGTNPFYLDDFSLYVQQAKELGMSTEEFSLHKILTGLQDNFPLYFSWLTIGKTTWLFVDQAGNPDGLGAYAHLLPNWIEKLSKYQNLLTVAAGFLFALIYCKRKPVLCLVLSIIIYICFSNVFLTLPRYGLLIYPFLCMLTGYGIVDIGTKVIKRLKERKVKMKETSAKY; encoded by the coding sequence ATGATGAAACTTGTAAAATTTCACACCGCTTTTCTACTACTACTTCTTCTCTATTTAGTTTTTAACCTTTTCCTTCTGTTCACACATCCAGGCCTTGTGTTTAACAGGCCTGATATTTTTGGAGAACCGATTTCTACGTACGGTTCACGAGATGCTTCCTTGTATGCAAAAATGGCTTGGCAACTTATTCATGAAGGATTTTACGGATACAACGCAACTGTTTCAAATGCTTATGTAACATATGGGCAACCTCTTTATCTTGTAGCTATCTTTAAAGTTGCAGAACTTTTTAATACAAATCATATTATGCTCTACCGATTATCTAATATGATATTAAACATTGGTGCCTTAATCCTTATTTATGTAATTGCTCAAAAACTTTTTCACCATCGTGTTGTTAGCTTTATTGCGGCTTTCTTATTTGCAATACATCCAGCACCAACTCACTACTTTCAAACAGCACTAACAGAAACACCAACAATCTTTTTATTCCTATTAACAACCTTTATCTTTATTATTGCCCTTCAAAAAGGAGAATACCGCTATCATATTTTATTTGGAATTGTGGCTTCTATTCTCCTGATGTTTAGAGCTTCACCAGCTCTCTTACTTTGGCTCGCATGGGGTATTGTTGTATATCGAAATGGATTTAAAAAAGGGGTTAGGATTGGTTTAATATGGTGTATTGGGCCTATTCTAGTTATGGCTCCATGGGCGATTCGAAACTATGTAATGTTTGATCATATGTTTCTTTTTTCATCACATGGTTCAAACCCGCTCATTGCTGGAACTAATCCTTTTTACCTTGATGATTTTTCCCTATACGTACAGCAAGCAAAAGAGCTTGGAATGAGCACTGAAGAATTTTCCTTACATAAAATTCTAACTGGTCTACAAGATAATTTCCCACTTTACTTCTCATGGCTTACAATTGGAAAAACAACGTGGCTTTTTGTCGATCAAGCAGGGAACCCTGATGGACTTGGTGCATATGCTCACCTTTTACCAAACTGGATTGAAAAGCTTTCTAAATATCAAAACTTGCTCACAGTTGCGGCCGGCTTTCTTTTTGCACTCATTTATTGTAAAAGAAAACCTGTCTTGTGCTTAGTTCTCTCTATTATTATTTATATTTGTTTCTCTAATGTCTTCCTTACCCTTCCACGCTATGGATTACTTATTTATCCTTTCCTCTGTATGCTAACTGGATATGGAATCGTAGATATTGGAACAAAAGTGATCAAACGTTTAAAAGAGCGAAAAGTAAAAATGAAAGAAACATCTGCTAAATATTAA
- a CDS encoding ArnT family glycosyltransferase has protein sequence MSNFNMNAVSGLFNKFLVLLTLVIFGAIFVFSWEATSQFLKVGQLNLSSNTANLVIAMGVIIYGLIIFLISSYVKKLSQKTFLIVMLSVAFLLRFIWILVVDTPIQSDFNVLYTAAVDASKGDFSFSQTPYFLSWVYQIGFTMYQALVLSIFDGGAFVLKLLNVIYGVGTVFLVYKIGTHVFNEAAGRVAGVFYSLYLPSIFMTSVLTNQYIAIILFYAGFYLLVKNGVDHKSSWFFIGILLSLGDIMRPLGAFILVALFCYMFLQFISSKKDRKKTVAKKFIGIVAVFYLLHYGVSFAFMTADVTDYPLSNRNPMWKFVLGFNHETVGQYSTEDSNFMTQYTLGKERTEAEKELIKERLEDKDAVVDLMWNKSEKMWGDLDASIKWSVGYQGQSFIHNIFYVGERIMYMTIAIGSILGLLYSLIRKSNMNQSLFLLLIIGYICIHFLIEIQTRYRFFIIPSFIIIGSYGFSLFVESKKVKSQKEKLSPPQEVAKNV, from the coding sequence ATGTCGAATTTCAATATGAATGCTGTTAGTGGTCTTTTTAACAAATTTCTCGTTCTACTTACTTTAGTTATTTTTGGAGCCATCTTTGTTTTTTCATGGGAAGCAACATCTCAATTTCTAAAAGTAGGACAGTTAAATCTTTCAAGTAATACAGCTAATCTAGTGATAGCAATGGGCGTTATTATCTATGGGTTGATTATCTTTTTAATTTCTTCCTATGTAAAAAAGTTAAGTCAGAAGACATTTTTAATTGTAATGTTAAGCGTTGCTTTTTTACTGCGCTTTATATGGATTCTTGTTGTAGATACACCAATTCAATCTGATTTTAATGTGTTGTATACAGCTGCTGTGGATGCGAGTAAGGGAGACTTCTCATTTAGTCAAACGCCATACTTCTTATCATGGGTGTACCAAATTGGTTTTACAATGTATCAAGCTCTTGTTTTATCTATTTTTGATGGAGGAGCATTTGTACTTAAACTTCTAAATGTCATATATGGAGTTGGAACTGTCTTTTTGGTTTATAAAATTGGTACGCATGTTTTTAATGAGGCTGCAGGTAGAGTTGCAGGTGTCTTTTATTCATTATACTTACCAAGTATCTTTATGACCTCTGTATTAACAAATCAATATATTGCAATTATCTTATTTTACGCCGGATTTTATTTACTTGTGAAAAATGGAGTAGACCACAAAAGCAGTTGGTTCTTTATTGGGATTCTTCTTTCACTTGGAGATATTATGCGTCCGCTTGGAGCATTTATTTTAGTTGCATTATTTTGCTATATGTTTTTACAGTTTATAAGCAGTAAGAAAGATCGAAAAAAGACAGTGGCTAAGAAATTTATTGGGATCGTTGCTGTTTTTTATCTTCTTCATTATGGGGTAAGTTTTGCCTTTATGACAGCTGACGTAACAGATTATCCATTATCAAACCGCAACCCAATGTGGAAGTTTGTGCTTGGATTTAACCATGAGACAGTTGGCCAGTATTCAACGGAAGACAGTAATTTTATGACTCAATATACGCTAGGAAAAGAGCGCACAGAAGCTGAAAAAGAGCTTATTAAAGAAAGATTAGAAGATAAAGATGCTGTCGTTGATTTGATGTGGAATAAATCCGAAAAAATGTGGGGAGATTTAGATGCGTCAATCAAGTGGAGTGTTGGCTATCAAGGGCAATCATTTATTCATAACATTTTTTATGTTGGTGAGCGAATTATGTACATGACAATTGCTATTGGTAGCATTCTTGGCTTATTATACAGTCTCATCCGAAAGAGTAATATGAATCAATCCCTCTTTTTATTGCTTATTATTGGATATATTTGTATTCATTTTCTTATTGAAATCCAAACACGTTACCGTTTCTTCATTATCCCATCGTTCATTATTATAGGAAGTTATGGATTTAGTTTGTTTGTTGAAAGTAAGAAAGTTAAAAGTCAAAAAGAAAAATTATCGCCTCCACAAGAGGTAGCAAAAAACGTGTAG
- a CDS encoding GtrA family protein, which translates to MNSRTKEMISYLVFGVLTTVVNIVLYILLTKGFSVDYRWATTFAWIISVLFAFVTNKLYVFKSKTLTTSIIFRELLSFFFFRGLSYVLDLAIMIICVSWLSVDDIIAKILANIVVILVNYIASKYFIFKNKEERAVE; encoded by the coding sequence ATGAACAGCCGAACAAAAGAGATGATTAGCTATCTTGTTTTTGGAGTGCTCACAACAGTAGTGAACATTGTTTTATATATTTTACTTACAAAGGGCTTCTCAGTAGACTATAGGTGGGCCACAACGTTTGCTTGGATTATATCTGTTCTATTTGCTTTTGTCACAAACAAGCTTTATGTATTTAAGAGCAAAACTCTTACTACTAGCATTATATTTAGAGAACTTCTTTCATTTTTCTTTTTTAGGGGGCTTTCATACGTATTAGATCTTGCTATTATGATTATATGTGTTAGTTGGCTTTCAGTTGATGATATTATTGCTAAAATTTTAGCGAACATTGTTGTTATTCTTGTTAATTATATAGCAAGTAAGTACTTTATTTTTAAGAATAAAGAAGAGAGAGCAGTAGAGTAA
- a CDS encoding glycosyltransferase family 2 protein — protein sequence MKTISIIIPAYNEEDVLEQLYEKLTFVIEAIPNYDFELLFINDGSKDRTLEIIKEMRETDHRISYVDLSRNFGKEIGMMAGFDYAKGDAVIIIDADLQDPPELIPEMIKYWEQGYDDVFAKRRSRAGETWMKKWTAKTFYRVLQKITKIPVQENTGDFRLLDRRCIDALRTLRETQRYTKGMFSWIGYHKKEILFDRNPRAAGETKWNYKKLMDLAIEGITSFTTAPLRLSTYFGFTISLCAFIYMIFIIVKTLVVGEMVQGYPSLMTVMLFLGGIQLISLGIIGEYLGKIFTETKRRPLYFVDEYNNEKVMFEKKERHYESKGI from the coding sequence TTGAAGACTATTTCAATTATAATTCCAGCCTATAATGAAGAAGATGTGTTGGAGCAGCTATATGAGAAGTTGACGTTTGTGATTGAAGCTATTCCAAACTATGATTTTGAACTTTTGTTTATCAATGATGGAAGTAAAGATAGAACGTTAGAAATTATTAAAGAAATGCGTGAAACAGATCATCGCATTTCATATGTTGATTTATCGAGAAACTTTGGAAAAGAAATAGGTATGATGGCAGGATTTGATTATGCTAAAGGGGATGCGGTTATTATTATTGATGCTGACCTTCAAGACCCGCCAGAACTTATACCTGAGATGATTAAATATTGGGAGCAAGGTTATGATGATGTTTTTGCAAAACGAAGAAGCAGAGCAGGAGAGACATGGATGAAAAAGTGGACAGCTAAAACATTCTACCGCGTGCTTCAAAAAATCACGAAGATTCCTGTTCAAGAAAACACAGGAGATTTTCGTTTGCTTGATCGTCGTTGTATCGATGCTCTTCGTACACTACGTGAAACACAGCGTTATACAAAAGGGATGTTCAGCTGGATTGGTTATCATAAGAAGGAAATTTTATTTGACCGTAATCCAAGAGCGGCTGGTGAGACAAAATGGAATTATAAAAAGCTTATGGATTTAGCCATTGAAGGTATTACATCCTTTACAACAGCTCCGCTTCGCTTATCAACTTACTTTGGCTTTACTATTTCACTTTGTGCATTTATATACATGATTTTTATTATCGTAAAGACCTTGGTTGTTGGGGAAATGGTTCAAGGCTATCCGTCCTTGATGACAGTCATGTTATTCCTAGGAGGCATTCAGCTTATTTCCTTAGGGATTATTGGAGAGTATCTAGGAAAAATATTCACTGAGACGAAACGTCGTCCACTTTATTTTGTTGATGAATATAACAATGAGAAAGTGATGTTTGAGAAAAAAGAACGTCATTATGAATCTAAGGGGATTTAA
- a CDS encoding ArnT family glycosyltransferase yields MINELNKGLYKLLIIMTLSFLGLMFYFSWRTEQQYIEERLGFSNLGAFFLVLFLLIILGALLFSLSYYIRKLKSHTFLFLLICVSFSVRLVWILTINTPPATDFRAMYDGAVGIFYRDWAPIQREYFYSWPYQLGFTVYESFLLSLFGEGTFSIKFFNVLYGVGTVFFTYKTSSLLFNELAGRIAGIFYAFYIPAIVMTSVLTNQYIAIFFFYWAFYLLIKNGINHKWNWIFIGALLAIGDIMRPLGAFILLAVSCYVFLAFLKKGRIHKERVVKKFIGIFVVFYFVHYLISASFIAWGITEYPLSNRNPLWKFVLGFNHETEGQYSVEDAEYVARYSLGTERNEVEKELIKERLEDKSEVAVLLWKKFNNMWGIRDESIFWSMGHQKESAQVIHKVLYASERMMFLLLLFGGIAYLLFSFRTEMDKRKAFFLILILGYVLVHLLVEVQTKYRFFINPALAIIASLGFVTLFYHTKFLSGGRGRIRSNLKL; encoded by the coding sequence TTGATTAATGAATTAAATAAGGGATTATATAAGCTTTTAATAATAATGACACTTTCTTTTTTGGGACTGATGTTTTATTTTTCGTGGAGAACAGAACAACAATATATTGAGGAGCGATTGGGATTTTCCAACTTAGGTGCCTTTTTTCTAGTATTGTTTCTTCTTATTATATTAGGAGCACTGTTATTTTCACTAAGCTACTATATTAGGAAGCTAAAAAGTCATACTTTTTTATTTTTGCTTATATGCGTATCTTTTTCAGTGCGTCTTGTTTGGATCTTAACTATCAATACACCACCTGCAACAGACTTTAGAGCTATGTATGATGGAGCAGTTGGAATTTTTTATAGGGATTGGGCACCAATTCAGCGAGAATACTTCTATTCTTGGCCATATCAACTTGGGTTTACGGTATATGAATCGTTTTTGCTTTCCTTATTTGGTGAAGGAACATTTAGTATCAAGTTTTTTAATGTGTTGTATGGAGTAGGCACAGTTTTCTTTACTTATAAGACTTCATCGCTTCTATTTAATGAACTTGCAGGGAGAATAGCAGGAATCTTTTATGCCTTTTACATCCCAGCTATTGTAATGACCTCTGTTTTAACAAATCAATACATCGCTATCTTTTTCTTTTATTGGGCTTTCTATCTTCTTATTAAGAACGGCATTAATCATAAATGGAACTGGATCTTTATTGGTGCTTTATTAGCTATAGGAGATATCATGAGGCCGCTCGGCGCATTTATTTTACTCGCTGTTTCTTGCTACGTGTTTTTAGCTTTCCTCAAGAAGGGTAGGATACATAAAGAAAGAGTAGTAAAAAAGTTTATAGGGATATTTGTGGTATTTTACTTTGTTCACTACCTTATAAGTGCTTCTTTCATTGCATGGGGAATTACAGAATACCCGCTTTCTAACCGCAATCCACTCTGGAAATTTGTTCTTGGATTTAATCACGAAACAGAAGGTCAATATTCAGTAGAGGATGCAGAATATGTTGCTCGTTATTCATTAGGTACAGAACGTAATGAAGTGGAAAAGGAGCTTATTAAAGAGCGCTTAGAAGATAAGAGTGAGGTGGCTGTTTTACTTTGGAAGAAGTTTAACAACATGTGGGGAATACGAGATGAATCTATTTTCTGGAGCATGGGACATCAAAAGGAATCTGCTCAAGTAATTCATAAAGTGCTCTATGCCTCAGAACGAATGATGTTTCTTCTTTTACTCTTTGGAGGGATAGCCTATTTACTCTTTTCTTTTCGAACAGAGATGGATAAAAGGAAAGCTTTTTTCCTTATTCTTATTCTTGGCTATGTTCTTGTTCATCTTCTCGTTGAAGTACAAACTAAGTATCGTTTTTTTATCAACCCAGCACTAGCTATTATCGCTTCCTTAGGATTCGTTACACTTTTTTATCATACTAAATTTTTAAGTGGGGGGAGAGGAAGGATAAGAAGCAATCTTAAGCTATGA
- a CDS encoding Ig-like domain-containing protein has translation MVVRANDGYGNVVTDETAKVTLDTKVPAVSVARADKETDATDGIPNNTFVLTFDEQVTEDTAENVKNYVVKQQGQVVESEATEVELDDSTGKKVILSFASAPKAEQTINIASVQDLAGNAIKATSVNVPK, from the coding sequence GTGGTTGTTCGTGCTAACGATGGTTATGGCAATGTTGTAACTGATGAGACAGCCAAGGTGACTCTAGATACTAAAGTGCCTGCAGTGTCTGTAGCACGTGCAGATAAAGAAACAGATGCTACGGATGGTATCCCTAACAATACATTTGTTTTAACATTTGATGAACAAGTAACTGAAGATACGGCTGAAAACGTTAAAAACTATGTAGTTAAACAACAAGGCCAAGTTGTAGAGAGTGAGGCAACGGAAGTAGAACTAGATGATTCAACTGGTAAGAAAGTTATTCTTTCGTTTGCAAGTGCTCCAAAAGCTGAGCAAACAATTAATATTGCATCTGTACAAGATCTTGCTGGTAACGCAATTAAAGCAACTAGCGTAAACGTTCCTAAATAA